A genomic window from Peromyscus maniculatus bairdii isolate BWxNUB_F1_BW_parent chromosome 1, HU_Pman_BW_mat_3.1, whole genome shotgun sequence includes:
- the LOC102918677 gene encoding vomeronasal type-1 receptor 4-like, with protein MDLFILAIRIIFLSQTTTGILGNLSLMFYYLVLYYRECKLKPTDLILMHLMASNALVILSAGVPHTMTVWGMKQFVNNFGCQLLLYMQRFGRSVSIGSICLLSVFQAITINPRGFYWKDHKFKGAKYIGCSIDRLWVLYMLINFIFVVYPFIERNSKNTTRKHDFGYCSIVGSDEISGSLYVALLVCPEIFFSVMITWSSSSMIVILYRHKQSVQHIRSTTGSSRTSPESRATQNILALVATILVFYTLSSILRGCIAFFHNQNWWLVNITRFTSLCFPSFGPFVLMNHYSILSRFSLVWRRNKTSYYFKCLHAMFYIVSGCLLAHNTQKFNSEC; from the coding sequence atggatttatttattctggCAATTAGAATCATTTTCTTATCACAAACTACCActggaattctaggaaatctcTCTCTTATGTTCTACTATCTAGTCCTTTACTACAGAGAATGCAAACTAAAGCCCACAGATTTGATTCTCATGCACCTAATGGCATCCAATGCCTTGGTCATTCTCTCTGCAGGAGTGCCCCACACAATGACAGTTTGGGGAATGAAgcaatttgtaaataatttcgGATGCCAGCTCCTATTGTACATGCAAAGATTTGGGCGAAGTGTGTCCATTGGCAGCATTTGCCTCCTTAGTGTCTTCCAAGCCATCACCATCAATCCAAGGGGATTCTATTGGAAAGATCACAAATTCAAAGGTGCAAAGTACATTGGCTGCTCCATTGACCGTCTCTGGGTCTTGTACATGTTGATAAATTTCATTTTCGTTGTGTACCCTTTTATTGAAAGGAATAGCAAAAATACTACAAGAAAACATGATTTTGGATACTGCTCAATTGTAGGGAGTGATGAAATCAGTGGCTCACTCTATGTAGCATTGCTTGTGTGTCCTgaaatattcttttctgttaTGATCACCTGGTCCAGCAGCTCCATGATTGTCATTCTGTACAGACACAAGCAGAGTGTCCAACACATCCGCAGCACTACTGGTTCTAGCAGAACCTCCCCTGAGTCCAGAGCCACCCAGAACATCCTGGCATTGGTAGCTACCATTCTGGTTTTTTATACCCTCTCCTCCATCTTACGAGGCTGCATTGCTTTTTTTCATAATCAAAATTGGTGGCTTGTGAACATCACCCGTTTCACTTCTCTATGTTTTCCATCTTTTGGACCCTTTGTTCTTATGAATCATTATTCCATTCTGTCCAGATTCAGTTTGGTCTGGAGGAGGAATAAAACCTcttattattttaagtgtttacATGCTATGTTTTACATCGTATCTGGTTGCTTACTCGCTCATAACACTCAAAAATTCAATTCAGAATGTTAG